Proteins from a single region of Streptococcus mitis:
- a CDS encoding DUF6287 domain-containing protein, producing MKKFLLVTTLLLTLVLGGCQYLPWNKSAETPSYSTSDTSAASPEIDCSYYNKVLDDYEKVAKGTLPTGMDVNPLASQVKSSQGFYTDVVYHKTDLNNDGVDELLLALEMKSGEKSLLDIRTLKDGKVIRLTNQENRLDQIGERMTVGILPDNSLLYRGSSSATSHIYAYYQFSEDGQSLVKVKEAQELADLGVGSPISLETLSWKSVSDKLPGGSNSDKGTAATASSTTKTASGKMDINAIKNGDFSSIEGRWSTGNGGQDLVFSKNGLIEPAEFYVDINDAVFKDGYIITSYKAPTIRAQLDMIPAGVVIPTVTEPNFVEDASDTSRDRMIIHQAPHAHGNDQSFFYKVK from the coding sequence ATGAAAAAGTTTTTATTAGTCACAACGCTTTTACTGACACTGGTTTTGGGAGGCTGTCAGTATCTACCATGGAACAAAAGCGCGGAAACACCATCTTATTCAACATCAGATACATCTGCGGCAAGTCCAGAGATAGATTGCAGTTACTACAATAAGGTTTTGGATGACTATGAAAAAGTAGCTAAAGGCACCTTGCCGACTGGTATGGATGTCAATCCCCTAGCTAGTCAAGTAAAGTCTTCTCAAGGTTTTTACACAGATGTGGTTTACCACAAGACAGATTTGAATAACGACGGAGTGGATGAACTCTTGCTTGCTCTTGAAATGAAGAGCGGCGAAAAGAGTTTACTTGATATTCGTACTTTGAAAGATGGAAAGGTGATCCGTCTGACCAATCAAGAAAATCGTTTAGACCAGATTGGTGAGAGAATGACAGTCGGTATCCTGCCAGACAATTCTCTGCTCTATCGTGGATCTAGTTCGGCAACGAGTCATATTTATGCTTACTACCAATTTAGTGAGGATGGACAGTCTTTGGTAAAAGTTAAGGAAGCTCAAGAGTTAGCAGATCTTGGTGTCGGTTCGCCCATTTCTCTAGAAACCCTAAGTTGGAAGTCAGTTTCAGATAAACTTCCTGGAGGAAGTAATTCAGACAAGGGGACAGCTGCAACAGCATCTTCAACTACCAAAACAGCTTCAGGGAAAATGGATATAAACGCCATCAAAAACGGAGATTTTTCTAGTATTGAGGGAAGATGGAGTACAGGAAATGGGGGACAGGATCTAGTTTTTAGTAAAAATGGCTTAATAGAACCAGCAGAATTTTATGTGGATATCAATGATGCTGTTTTTAAAGATGGATATATAATTACAAGTTATAAAGCTCCAACTATTAGGGCGCAACTCGATATGATTCCTGCTGGAGTGGTTATTCCGACAGTTACTGAGCCAAATTTTGTAGAAGATGCATCTGATACTAGTAGAGACCGAATGATTATTCACCAAGCACCTCACGCACATGGGAATGATCAATCCTTCTTCTACAAAGTCAAATAA
- a CDS encoding nuclease-related domain-containing protein produces MRFFKHRRNILYFILGFLWGRRQNAKVSPEPPTPSTPKHSELPSISKATHNGKMTGFEPQKLKNYQLYQHELMFGEPGKGLNKSGFDESAVNLGQEGEINFAKALQKQGLLEKLVTFWSVHNLNLEDERVDADIDCVIVSGSTIWLVDLKFYASGNVIYREADGLLYTIDSATGAQIGRPKKMSPNMSYAEESFSHKFANLLKYYRLETRVVLMPTYKGAGRLDNVFWPGHIKAVSLEEMLDELSREDKFRDTIGGQMIRQTFNLLLKR; encoded by the coding sequence TTGCGCTTTTTTAAGCATCGCAGAAATATACTATATTTTATATTAGGATTTCTTTGGGGCAGAAGACAGAATGCTAAGGTTTCTCCAGAACCACCTACTCCTTCTACACCTAAACATAGTGAACTTCCCAGTATTTCCAAGGCAACTCATAATGGTAAAATGACAGGATTTGAGCCACAAAAGCTTAAGAATTATCAACTTTATCAGCATGAATTGATGTTTGGAGAACCTGGAAAAGGATTGAATAAATCAGGATTCGATGAATCTGCAGTTAATCTTGGTCAAGAGGGTGAAATCAATTTTGCGAAAGCATTACAAAAACAAGGACTTTTAGAAAAATTAGTTACCTTTTGGTCTGTTCATAATCTCAATTTAGAAGATGAAAGGGTAGATGCAGATATTGATTGTGTTATTGTTTCTGGATCTACGATTTGGTTAGTAGATTTAAAATTTTATGCTTCAGGAAATGTGATTTATAGAGAAGCGGATGGTTTATTGTACACTATAGACAGTGCTACAGGAGCTCAAATAGGCAGACCTAAAAAAATGTCCCCTAACATGTCTTATGCAGAAGAAAGCTTTTCCCATAAATTTGCAAATTTATTAAAATATTATCGCTTGGAAACACGTGTTGTCTTGATGCCTACCTATAAGGGTGCAGGTAGATTGGATAATGTCTTTTGGCCAGGCCATATTAAGGCTGTTAGTCTAGAAGAGATGTTAGATGAGTTATCTAGGGAAGATAAGTTTAGGGATACAATTGGTGGACAGATGATTCGGCAGACATTTAATTTGCTTTTGAAACGCTAA
- a CDS encoding nucleotide exchange factor GrpE, protein MSEEVLHEKVSYIVDKVEDIESLITRRLLEDKAKNSLIEELKQYLIYRQDLDKGEKFAPFMKQILQVIDRIESSEEKSDLLTSIAEELLQILSLNGLQVIDNSGMIDPSMHEVVNTVAATDEQSENNIVEVLQKGYLLNNRVLRPSKVTIAK, encoded by the coding sequence ATGAGTGAAGAAGTATTGCATGAAAAAGTTTCGTATATCGTAGATAAAGTTGAAGATATTGAATCTTTAATTACACGCCGTTTATTAGAAGATAAAGCAAAAAATAGTCTGATTGAAGAACTGAAGCAGTATTTAATCTATAGACAGGATTTAGATAAGGGTGAGAAATTTGCTCCATTTATGAAACAGATTCTTCAAGTTATTGATCGTATTGAATCATCTGAAGAAAAATCAGATTTGCTTACTTCAATTGCTGAAGAACTGCTGCAAATTCTTTCATTGAATGGATTACAAGTTATTGATAATAGTGGTATGATTGACCCCAGTATGCACGAGGTTGTTAATACAGTAGCAGCTACTGATGAACAAAGTGAAAATAATATTGTTGAAGTATTGCAAAAAGGATATTTGTTAAATAATAGGGTTCTTAGACCAAGTAAAGTGACTATTGCTAAATAA
- a CDS encoding Hsp70 family protein, with translation MSKAIGIDLGTTYSAVSVLSETGQPQILLNQDGENLTPSVVFFQDFDGKDEPLVGIQAKNLAASRPEAVVQYVKRQMGNPNWKFDSPSDTVYTAEEISAIILKRLKEGAENALGDKVEDVVITVPAYFDDARRTATKHAGEIAGLNVLRVLNEPTAAALAYGISAEKNETVLVYDLGGGTFDVTLMKIKDGEFDVIATDGDRNLGGFDFDNALSMIIAEKMEEQGAEDIYTDEHFTALLREKSENTKRGLTTVEKTNVFLDYKGKSYKIPITRVEFEEATKSLMNRTEELLDDVVEESGMSWDEIDQVLLIGGSTRMPMVQRKLEEKIGKKIVYSINPDEAVAQGAAIQAALEIANKSESADVSETVRGLAEKLVVSDVTSQALGTLALSNGVKRNTIIIPKNSKVPNKYSEYFSTVVDNQQNVLVEVTQGDDEDPQFVTVIGESTIKLPGDWPAGTVLKVTYHYDVDQTVFVEVHDSDNHLLGTFEVERQANLDKSAVEVASRKIKDLTID, from the coding sequence ATGAGTAAAGCAATTGGAATTGATTTAGGAACGACTTATTCAGCAGTATCTGTATTATCAGAGACTGGACAACCACAAATTTTATTGAATCAAGATGGTGAAAATTTAACTCCATCTGTTGTATTCTTTCAGGATTTTGATGGGAAAGATGAACCACTTGTTGGTATTCAAGCTAAAAATTTGGCAGCAAGTCGTCCTGAAGCAGTTGTACAGTATGTCAAAAGGCAAATGGGAAATCCAAATTGGAAGTTTGATTCTCCTAGTGATACTGTTTATACAGCAGAAGAAATTTCAGCAATCATTTTAAAAAGATTAAAAGAAGGAGCAGAAAATGCCCTTGGTGACAAAGTAGAGGATGTTGTAATAACTGTTCCAGCTTATTTTGATGATGCTCGTAGAACAGCAACAAAACATGCTGGAGAAATTGCTGGACTCAATGTTTTACGAGTTTTAAATGAACCGACAGCCGCTGCACTTGCATATGGTATATCAGCAGAAAAAAATGAGACAGTATTGGTATACGATTTAGGTGGTGGAACTTTTGACGTTACATTAATGAAAATAAAAGATGGCGAGTTTGATGTTATTGCCACCGATGGAGATCGTAATCTAGGAGGGTTTGATTTTGATAACGCCTTATCAATGATTATTGCTGAAAAGATGGAAGAACAGGGAGCAGAGGATATTTATACGGATGAACATTTTACTGCCTTACTTCGTGAAAAATCAGAGAATACAAAGAGAGGACTAACAACTGTAGAAAAAACAAATGTCTTTCTCGACTATAAAGGAAAAAGTTATAAAATTCCTATAACACGTGTAGAATTTGAAGAAGCAACAAAAAGTCTAATGAATCGTACAGAGGAGCTGTTAGATGATGTTGTTGAAGAATCTGGAATGTCATGGGATGAAATTGACCAAGTACTATTAATAGGTGGTTCAACTCGAATGCCAATGGTACAAAGAAAATTGGAAGAGAAAATTGGGAAGAAGATTGTATATTCTATTAATCCAGATGAAGCTGTAGCACAAGGAGCAGCTATTCAGGCAGCATTGGAAATCGCTAATAAATCAGAAAGTGCAGATGTTAGTGAAACAGTTCGTGGATTAGCAGAAAAGTTAGTTGTTTCGGATGTTACTTCTCAAGCCTTGGGAACTCTGGCTCTTTCGAATGGTGTGAAAAGAAATACAATTATTATTCCTAAAAATTCCAAGGTACCAAACAAGTACTCTGAGTATTTTTCAACAGTTGTTGATAATCAACAAAATGTGTTAGTAGAGGTTACTCAAGGGGATGACGAGGATCCGCAATTTGTTACGGTTATAGGAGAGAGTACCATTAAATTACCAGGTGACTGGCCAGCAGGAACGGTTTTGAAGGTAACTTATCATTATGATGTCGATCAAACAGTTTTTGTAGAGGTACATGATTCGGATAATCACTTATTAGGGACTTTTGAAGTAGAGAGACAAGCAAATCTCGATAAAAGTGCTGTAGAAGTAGCTAGTCGTAAAATAAAAGATTTAACTATTGATTAG
- a CDS encoding helix-turn-helix domain-containing protein has translation MQDESVYGLVYKAIREERGFTQKEAAGTTVTPHFLRQFEQGKSRITIQKFEEILSNIGIDKETFDSLKTQMFPTEFHKLQAQVADLAYKREFKKIISLINQPMENPGIAEHYVIANRVVNKFAIANIIGDSFLTPKDYQELEYIKNYLSELDDWNKIEVNIFSSILPHFSIEFLDYRLYHLLDTLKKQTEYHSIRTADYYIACLRTAIKHYSVNGYYDKAENLAVKTLEVINTFPLLSTKMTEMISISMERANNFLRKDDVRGLELAKHIFASLDNFEKIYPNQLLTRMREDFFVTVTQLNHTGQPLDI, from the coding sequence ATGCAAGATGAAAGTGTGTATGGATTAGTCTATAAGGCTATTCGTGAGGAGAGAGGATTTACACAAAAGGAAGCTGCTGGGACTACAGTGACTCCTCATTTTTTACGTCAGTTTGAGCAAGGGAAATCTCGAATAACCATTCAAAAATTTGAAGAGATTCTTTCTAATATTGGAATTGATAAAGAGACCTTTGATAGTCTCAAAACACAGATGTTTCCAACGGAATTTCATAAATTACAGGCTCAGGTTGCTGATTTGGCCTACAAGCGTGAATTTAAAAAAATCATTAGTTTGATTAATCAACCCATGGAAAATCCTGGGATTGCTGAACACTATGTGATTGCCAACCGTGTAGTCAATAAATTTGCTATCGCAAACATCATTGGCGATTCTTTTCTGACTCCAAAAGATTATCAAGAACTAGAATATATCAAGAACTATCTGAGTGAATTGGACGACTGGAATAAAATTGAGGTTAATATCTTTTCATCTATCCTGCCTCACTTTTCAATCGAATTTTTAGATTACAGACTCTACCACCTATTAGATACTCTAAAAAAACAAACTGAATACCATTCAATCCGTACTGCTGACTACTATATTGCCTGCTTAAGAACTGCTATCAAGCATTACTCTGTCAATGGCTACTATGATAAGGCTGAGAATTTAGCAGTGAAGACTCTGGAAGTGATTAATACTTTCCCTCTACTGAGTACCAAGATGACAGAGATGATTAGCATTTCTATGGAACGTGCTAATAATTTTCTCAGAAAAGACGATGTCAGAGGTCTAGAACTTGCTAAGCATATCTTTGCCAGTCTTGATAACTTTGAAAAAATCTATCCAAATCAACTTCTGACTCGAATGAGAGAGGATTTCTTTGTTACTGTCACACAACTCAATCACACTGGCCAGCCTTTAGATATCTAA
- a CDS encoding endonuclease MutS2: MNKKILETLEFNKVKALFEPHLLTEQGLEQLRQLAPTAKADKIKQAFAEMKEMQALFVEQPHFTILATKEIAGVCKRLEMGADLNIEEFLLLKRVLLASRELQSFYSNLENVSLEELALWFEKFHDFPQLQGNLQAFNDAGFIENFASEELARIRRKIHDSESQVRDVLQDLLKQKAQMLTEGIVASRNGRQVLPVKNTYRNKIAGVVHDISASGNTVYIEPREVVKLSEEIASLRADERYEMLRILQEISERVRPHAAEIANDAWIIGHLDLIRAKVRFIQERQAVVPQLSENQEIQLLHVCHPLVKNAVANDVHFGQDLTAIVITGPNTGGKTIMLKTLGLTQVMAQSGLPILAEKGSRVGIFEEIFADIGDEQSIEQSLSTFSSHMTNIVDILGKVNQHSLLLLDELGAGTDPQEGAALAMAILEDLRLRQVKTMATTHYPELKAYGIETAFVQNASMEFDTATLRPTYRFMQGVPGRSNAFEIAKRLGLSEVIVGDASQQVDQDNDVNRIIEQLEEQTLESRKRLDNIREVEQENLKMNRALKKLYNELNREKETELNKAREQAAEIVDMALSESDQILKNLHSKSQLKPHEIIEAKAKLKKLAPEKVDLSKNKVLQKAKKKRAPKVGDDIVVLSYGQRGTLTSQLKDGRWEAQVGLIKMTLEEKEFDLVQAQQEKQVKKKQVNVVKRTSGRGPQARLDLRGKRYEEAMNELDAFIDQALLNNMAQVDIIHGIGTGVIREGVTKYLQRNKHVKSFGYAPQNAGGSGATIVTFKG, translated from the coding sequence ATGAATAAGAAAATATTAGAAACATTAGAGTTCAATAAGGTCAAGGCTTTGTTTGAACCTCATTTGTTGACCGAGCAGGGCTTGGAGCAATTGAGACAGCTTGCTCCGACTGCCAAAGCAGATAAAATCAAACAGGCTTTTGCTGAGATGAAGGAAATGCAGGCTCTCTTTGTCGAGCAACCGCATTTTACCATTCTCGCAACTAAGGAAATCGCAGGAGTCTGCAAGCGGTTGGAGATGGGAGCGGACCTCAATATCGAGGAGTTCCTACTCTTGAAGCGCGTACTTCTTGCTAGCCGAGAACTGCAAAGTTTTTATTCTAATCTGGAAAATGTCAGCTTGGAAGAATTAGCCCTATGGTTTGAGAAATTTCACGATTTTCCGCAATTACAAGGAAATCTACAAGCCTTTAATGATGCAGGTTTCATTGAAAATTTTGCCAGTGAAGAATTGGCACGAATCCGTCGAAAAATTCATGATAGCGAGAGTCAGGTACGTGATGTCTTGCAAGATTTGCTCAAACAAAAAGCGCAGATGTTGACGGAAGGGATTGTTGCAAGCAGAAATGGCCGTCAGGTTTTACCAGTCAAAAACACCTACCGCAACAAGATTGCAGGTGTTGTTCATGACATTTCTGCCAGCGGAAACACCGTCTATATCGAACCCCGTGAGGTGGTCAAACTGAGCGAAGAAATCGCTAGTCTGCGAGCAGATGAGCGTTATGAAATGCTTCGCATTCTCCAAGAAATTTCTGAGCGTGTCCGCCCACATGCTGCTGAGATTGCCAATGATGCTTGGATTATCGGTCATCTAGACTTGATTCGTGCCAAGGTCCGCTTTATCCAAGAGAGGCAAGCAGTTGTTCCTCAGCTGTCAGAAAATCAGGAGATTCAACTGCTCCATGTCTGCCATCCTTTGGTCAAAAATGCGGTTGCGAATGATGTCCATTTTGGTCAAGATTTAACAGCCATTGTCATCACAGGTCCAAATACAGGTGGGAAGACCATCATGCTCAAAACTCTGGGCTTGACGCAGGTTATGGCTCAGTCTGGTTTGCCGATTTTAGCAGAAAAGGGAAGTCGTGTGGGTATTTTTGAAGAAATCTTTGCCGATATTGGCGATGAGCAGTCTATTGAGCAGAGTTTGTCTACCTTCTCTAGCCACATGACCAATATCGTGGATATTCTTGGCAAGGTCAACCAACATTCCCTCTTACTCTTAGACGAGTTGGGTGCTGGTACAGACCCTCAAGAAGGAGCTGCTCTTGCCATGGCTATTCTGGAGGACCTTCGCCTGCGTCAAGTCAAGACCATGGCGACCACCCACTATCCCGAACTCAAGGCCTATGGTATTGAGACAGCCTTTGTGCAAAATGCCAGCATGGAGTTTGATACTGCCACTCTTCGCCCGACCTATCGCTTTATGCAGGGCGTGCCTGGTCGAAGCAATGCCTTTGAAATTGCCAAACGTCTAGGCCTATCTGAAGTCATCGTAGGGGATGCCAGCCAGCAGGTCGATCAGGACAATGATGTCAACCGGATTATTGAGCAACTGGAAGAGCAGACGCTTGAAAGTCGTAAACGCTTGGATAATATCCGTGAGGTGGAGCAAGAGAATCTCAAGATGAATCGTGCTCTCAAAAAACTTTACAACGAGCTCAATCGTGAAAAGGAAACAGAGCTTAACAAGGCGCGTGAACAGGCAGCTGAGATTGTGGACATGGCCCTAAGTGAAAGTGATCAGATTCTCAAAAATCTCCATAGCAAATCCCAACTCAAGCCCCATGAAATCATTGAAGCCAAAGCCAAGCTGAAAAAATTAGCTCCTGAAAAAGTGGACTTGTCTAAAAACAAGGTCCTTCAAAAGGCCAAGAAAAAACGAGCTCCAAAGGTGGGAGATGATATCGTGGTTCTCAGTTATGGACAGCGTGGTACCTTGACCAGCCAACTTAAGGATGGCCGTTGGGAAGCCCAAGTCGGTTTAATCAAGATGACCTTGGAAGAAAAAGAATTTGATCTTGTTCAAGCCCAGCAAGAAAAGCAAGTCAAGAAGAAACAAGTCAATGTTGTGAAACGAACTTCTGGTCGTGGCCCACAAGCAAGACTGGACCTTCGAGGCAAACGTTATGAAGAGGCCATGAATGAGCTAGATGCCTTTATCGACCAAGCTCTGCTCAACAATATGGCCCAAGTCGATATCATCCATGGTATCGGTACAGGTGTCATCCGTGAAGGAGTCACCAAATACCTACAAAGAAACAAACATGTCAAGAGTTTCGGCTATGCCCCGCAAAATGCTGGGGGCAGTGGTGCAACTATTGTCACTTTTAAAGGATAA